Below is a window of Enterococcus gilvus ATCC BAA-350 DNA.
CCATTTTTAGTTAAATCAAATGGACCCTTATTTTAGATAACTACGTGACAAAAAAAGCCAAACGACTTTTTACTTTCAAGTTAGAAAGAAAAAGAGTGTTTGGCTTTTTTATTCGTTCATCATTCATTTTAACGGTACTGTCTCATCTGGAGAGATAAAAAATTACATTTTATTTGGGGCATGAACACCTAATAGACGCAGATCTTCTTTCAAAATGACAGTCACCGCGTGTACCAATGCAAGCCGTGCCTCTTTTTGATCGTCTTCCACTAGAATTTTTGTGTGAGCGTAGTATTTATTAAATGCTTGAGCCAATCGAATCGAGTGCTTTGCGATCACGGATGGTTCGTATTGATCCGCCGCTTGCATGACTACTTCTGGATAGCTTTGCAGCAGCTTGATGATTTCCCAGCTATCTTTATCATTCAAGGCATAAACAGCCTCCGTATCAATGGCGAAGTTTCCTTTTTCCAAAACAGTCATTGCACGCGCATGTGTGTATTGTACGTATGGGCCTGTTTCCCCTTCAAAACGAACCACTTCTTCCAAACTGAAGTCGAAGTTGTTTAAGCGGTCATTCTTTAAGTCGTGGAAAATCACAGCGCCAACGCCCACTTGGTGTGCCACTTCCTCTTTATTTGGAAGATCCGGATTTTTTTCTTGAATTTGGTTCAAAGCAAGACTATTTGCTTCATTCAGCACTTCTTCTAATAGAACGATCTTGCCTTTACGGGTAGATAATTTTTTGCCATCCTTAGTGATCAAACCAAATGGTACATGGATCATTTCATCTGACCAATCAAAATCCATTTCTTTTAAAACAGCCTTTAATTGTTTAAAATGACCACTTTGTTCATTTCCCACCACATAGAGGGACTTAACAAAATTGTATTCACGTTTACGGTAAAGAGCAGCTGCCAAGTCACGCGTAATGTACAATGTCGCGCCATCTGATTTTTTGATCAAGGCTGGATTCAAGTCATATTTTTCAAGGTCTACGATCTCTGCCCCTTCATTGGTTTGCAGCAGGTGCTTTTCTTCCAACATCGTTACAACTTCATCCATCTTATCGTTGTAGAAAGCTTCTCCATTGTAAGAATCAAAATCAACTTCCAGCATTCCGTAGATCTTATTAAATTCTTTTAGCGACTCGCTGCGGAACCATGTCCATAAATCTAATGCTTCTTCGTCGTTTTCTTCTAATTTTTTGAACCAAGCGCGTGCTTCATCGTTTAGTTCAGGCTCTTCTTCTGCTTTTTCGTGGAATTCTACATATAGACGCAGCAATTCATTGATCGGTTCAGCTTTCACTTTTTCCTCTGAACCCCATTTTTTATAGGCTACGATCAATTTACCGAATTGTGTACCCCAGTCACCAAGATGATTGATTTTGATTGGGTTATACCCGATCTTGCCCAAGATCAAACTGATGGAATTTCCGATCACAGTGGAGCGCAAGTGTCCCATTGAAATAGGTTTTGCGATATTTGGAGAAGACATATCGATCGTTACGTTGCCTTCATTTCCAATATTGCTGTCCCCAAAATGATGTGCTTCTTTGGCGATTTGTTTCAAGACCATGCTTGAAATAACTTCCTTTTTCATAAAGAAGTTTAGATACGGACCTACGACCTCAATTTTTTCAAAAGCATCAGGATTGATTTGCTCAGCTAGCTCTGCCGCAATTTGCTGCGGCGCTTTACGAAACACTTTCGCCAAGGCGAATGTTGGAAATGCCACATCTCCGTGGTCAACTGATTTAGGATTTTCCAATAAACGTTCTACTTCCGGCAACGTGAGATTTTCTTTCACTACTTCAAAAACAGCTTGTGCGACGATTTCTTTATTATTCATCCAAAATTCCCCCTAATATATTCTGTATGCTTGGATTTATTCACAAAAATAAGTCTGGATCGATCATTAAGACATCGTATTCTTTAACCATTAAAAGTGATGCTCACAAAAAAAGTCCCTGATGTATAAAATACATCAGAGACGAGAATTCCCGCGGTACCACTCTTATTGTCGCATGCGACCAGCTTAGGCTATAACGGTAGCTGCCGTTTCATCTCAAAAGTGCGCCCTCTATTTTTGTCTATTCGGCTCCCACCTACCCGAACTCGCTGAAAAACAGACCATAGACTTCTCTTTTTTCATTGATGAATGATTTATCTGGCATTCATATTAACAGAAAAATCGTCATCTGACTAGTCGAGAGGGAGATTTTATGCTTTAGGAATAAATAGATTTCCTAAAGTGGCAGCCATCACCGATTTGATGGTATGCATCCGATTTTCAGCTTGTTGAAATTGGTAGGCCTTCTTTC
It encodes the following:
- the argS gene encoding arginine--tRNA ligase; this encodes MNNKEIVAQAVFEVVKENLTLPEVERLLENPKSVDHGDVAFPTFALAKVFRKAPQQIAAELAEQINPDAFEKIEVVGPYLNFFMKKEVISSMVLKQIAKEAHHFGDSNIGNEGNVTIDMSSPNIAKPISMGHLRSTVIGNSISLILGKIGYNPIKINHLGDWGTQFGKLIVAYKKWGSEEKVKAEPINELLRLYVEFHEKAEEEPELNDEARAWFKKLEENDEEALDLWTWFRSESLKEFNKIYGMLEVDFDSYNGEAFYNDKMDEVVTMLEEKHLLQTNEGAEIVDLEKYDLNPALIKKSDGATLYITRDLAAALYRKREYNFVKSLYVVGNEQSGHFKQLKAVLKEMDFDWSDEMIHVPFGLITKDGKKLSTRKGKIVLLEEVLNEANSLALNQIQEKNPDLPNKEEVAHQVGVGAVIFHDLKNDRLNNFDFSLEEVVRFEGETGPYVQYTHARAMTVLEKGNFAIDTEAVYALNDKDSWEIIKLLQSYPEVVMQAADQYEPSVIAKHSIRLAQAFNKYYAHTKILVEDDQKEARLALVHAVTVILKEDLRLLGVHAPNKM